The following proteins are co-located in the Sporolactobacillus pectinivorans genome:
- a CDS encoding Dps family protein, which yields MTQSKTTKTFLNQQVANYGLFYTKLHQFHWYVKGHNFFTLHEKFEELYDQVTLILDDIAERLLQNNGQPYSTLQEFFEHATLKERPYTKAMTEDEMVQTVIDDLVTLRDELVEGIKLTDEEGDDVTNDMLIATKSKLDKELWFFSSFLGKDQVPQTNAD from the coding sequence ATGACACAAAGCAAAACAACGAAAACATTTCTGAATCAACAGGTAGCAAATTATGGACTGTTTTATACGAAACTCCATCAATTTCATTGGTATGTAAAAGGACATAACTTCTTCACGCTTCATGAAAAATTTGAAGAGTTATACGACCAAGTCACGCTTATTCTTGACGATATCGCCGAACGTCTCCTTCAAAATAACGGTCAGCCTTATTCAACGCTGCAGGAATTTTTTGAACATGCGACATTGAAGGAAAGACCGTACACAAAGGCAATGACCGAAGACGAAATGGTACAGACGGTGATCGATGATCTTGTCACTCTGAGAGACGAACTCGTTGAAGGGATCAAACTGACGGATGAAGAGGGTGACGATGTCACGAACGACATGTTGATTGCAACGAAGAGCAAGTTGGATAAAGAGCTGTGGTTCTTCAGCTCATTTCTTGGTAAAGATCAAGTCCCTCAGACAAACGCTGACTAA